A region of Streptomyces sp. WMMC500 DNA encodes the following proteins:
- a CDS encoding dicarboxylate/amino acid:cation symporter, translating into MSTPTPAPTAQPRSGFRIPKVPFWAQILAGLVLGVLLGWAARTGDVAWLKDTLDQIGTIFVQLLKLAVAPLVFFAILVSITNLRNVNNAARLATRTLLWFFATSLIAVAIGLTIGLLTNPGSGTDLSPKDGAAPEESGSWIDFLTGIIPTDVITPFTELNVLQIVFMAAALGVAALKLGEKAQPLIAFSETILELLQKALWWVIRLAPLGTVGLIGFAIADYGWNLISKYATFTADVYIGCALVLFGVYPLLLATVAKVNPVQFFRGAWPALQLAFVSRSSVGTMPVTKKVTERLGVPQEYTSFAVPFGATTKMDGCAAIYPALAAIFIAEIFDVSLGIQDYILIAFVSVIGSAATAGLTGATIMTTLTLSTLGLPLEGVGLLLAIDPILDMVRTATNVAGQAVIPVLVASQEKILDRDMYDNATSFDLDDPEARDDAIPAAEKEPATVAA; encoded by the coding sequence GTGTCCACACCCACCCCCGCCCCCACCGCGCAGCCGCGCAGCGGCTTCCGGATACCCAAGGTGCCCTTCTGGGCCCAGATCCTCGCCGGCCTCGTCCTCGGCGTGCTCCTCGGCTGGGCCGCCCGTACCGGCGACGTCGCCTGGCTGAAGGACACCCTGGACCAGATCGGCACCATCTTCGTCCAACTGCTCAAGCTCGCGGTCGCCCCGCTGGTGTTCTTCGCCATCCTGGTGTCGATCACCAACCTGCGGAACGTCAACAACGCCGCCCGCCTCGCGACCCGCACGCTGCTGTGGTTCTTCGCCACCTCCCTGATCGCGGTCGCCATCGGCCTGACCATCGGCCTGCTCACCAACCCCGGCTCCGGCACGGACCTGTCCCCGAAGGACGGCGCGGCCCCGGAGGAGAGCGGCTCGTGGATCGACTTCCTCACCGGAATCATCCCGACCGACGTCATCACGCCCTTCACCGAACTGAACGTGCTGCAGATCGTCTTCATGGCCGCCGCCCTCGGCGTCGCCGCCCTGAAGCTCGGCGAGAAGGCCCAGCCGCTCATCGCGTTCAGCGAAACGATTCTGGAGCTGCTGCAGAAGGCGCTGTGGTGGGTCATCCGCCTCGCCCCGCTCGGCACCGTGGGCCTCATCGGCTTCGCGATCGCCGACTACGGCTGGAACCTGATCAGCAAGTACGCGACCTTCACCGCCGACGTCTACATCGGCTGCGCCCTGGTCCTCTTCGGCGTCTACCCGCTCCTGCTGGCCACGGTCGCCAAGGTCAACCCCGTCCAGTTCTTCCGCGGCGCCTGGCCGGCACTCCAGCTCGCCTTCGTCTCGCGCTCCTCGGTCGGCACCATGCCGGTCACCAAGAAGGTCACCGAACGCCTCGGCGTCCCGCAGGAGTACACCTCCTTCGCGGTCCCCTTCGGCGCGACGACGAAGATGGACGGCTGCGCCGCGATCTACCCGGCCCTGGCGGCCATCTTCATCGCCGAGATCTTCGACGTCTCCCTGGGCATCCAGGACTACATCCTGATCGCCTTCGTCTCGGTCATCGGCTCCGCCGCCACCGCGGGCCTCACGGGCGCCACCATCATGACCACCCTGACCCTCTCCACCCTGGGCCTCCCCCTGGAGGGCGTGGGCCTGCTCCTGGCGATCGACCCGATCCTGGACATGGTCCGCACGGCGACGAACGTCGCGGGTCAGGCGGTGATCCCGGTGCTGGTCGCGTCGCAGGAGAAGATCCTGGACCGCGACATGTACGACAACGCCACCAGCTTCGACCTGGACGACCCGGAAGCGCGTGACGACGCCATACCGGCCGCGGAGAAGGAGCCGGCGACGGTAGCTGCCTGA
- a CDS encoding SMI1/KNR4 family protein encodes MEWLTVNSIGHSWSRIESWLRDRDEMRELAPPATERDIALVEGRLGVRLPPEVSESLRYHNGSGAFTLPPHFGMLSTLEIVKAWEVKVSVWAGSDYHPFSAHYVQFATDGCGGELYLDARNWKDRHIREHDKEGADLRSAHPMWSSITSLLHHTAQALESGEELDGYYRPGGDGDFLLWRFTDADAVEDVPKRIGKFGIPISE; translated from the coding sequence ATGGAGTGGCTCACGGTGAATTCAATCGGTCATTCCTGGTCGCGCATTGAGTCATGGCTTCGCGACCGCGACGAAATGCGCGAACTTGCTCCGCCCGCAACCGAACGAGACATTGCTCTTGTGGAGGGCCGACTTGGCGTTCGTCTGCCCCCCGAGGTTTCCGAGTCCCTTCGCTATCACAACGGCAGCGGAGCCTTTACCCTCCCACCGCACTTCGGGATGCTCAGCACGCTTGAGATTGTGAAGGCATGGGAAGTGAAAGTAAGTGTCTGGGCTGGTAGCGATTATCATCCCTTTTCTGCGCACTATGTACAGTTCGCCACTGATGGGTGCGGCGGTGAGCTGTATCTCGACGCCAGAAACTGGAAAGATCGGCACATCCGCGAGCACGACAAGGAGGGGGCGGATCTCCGCTCCGCACATCCAATGTGGAGTTCCATTACGTCATTGCTGCATCACACAGCTCAAGCCCTGGAGTCTGGCGAGGAACTCGATGGCTATTACCGCCCCGGGGGAGATGGAGATTTTCTTCTCTGGCGGTTCACGGATGCGGACGCTGTTGAGGATGTGCCCAAGAGGATCGGCAAGTTCGGAATTCCTATCAGCGAGTAA
- a CDS encoding phosphotransferase, with protein sequence MSDAETGTEPGHETDTAAGDGPAGDPAGGAAGITAELIRELLRDQHPDLAGHPLSLGARGWDNQLWRLGDDLAVRLPWATESADELLRKEHAWLPELAPLLPLPVPVPQRLGEPSARFPRPWIVTTWVPGTPADRAPVTRGPAAADALAAFLTALHRPAPGGAPAGRGRGGPLAEAAEWFGQRLAEAVGLGLVADADAVRAVWDDAVAAPVWAGPPLWQHGDLHPANVLTRDGTLCGVVDFGDLCAGDPALDLAAAWILLPDDAAADRFHAAYGPGVDAATLRRARGVAVARALGGLLIGEAGVRGRAGGKETWGPPAEASLRRLLAAAARG encoded by the coding sequence ATGAGCGACGCGGAGACGGGCACCGAGCCCGGGCACGAGACGGACACGGCGGCGGGGGACGGGCCTGCGGGTGATCCCGCGGGCGGCGCCGCCGGGATCACCGCCGAGCTGATCCGCGAGCTGCTGCGCGACCAGCACCCCGACCTCGCCGGCCACCCCCTCAGCCTCGGCGCCCGCGGCTGGGACAACCAGCTCTGGCGGCTCGGCGACGACCTCGCCGTACGGCTCCCGTGGGCGACGGAGTCCGCCGACGAGCTGCTGCGCAAGGAGCACGCCTGGCTCCCGGAGCTGGCCCCGCTCCTGCCGCTGCCCGTGCCCGTGCCGCAGCGCCTGGGCGAGCCCTCCGCGCGCTTCCCGCGCCCCTGGATCGTCACCACCTGGGTCCCCGGCACCCCCGCCGACCGCGCCCCGGTCACCCGCGGCCCGGCCGCCGCCGACGCCCTGGCCGCCTTCCTGACCGCGCTGCACCGCCCCGCCCCCGGCGGTGCCCCCGCCGGCCGGGGCCGCGGCGGACCGCTCGCCGAGGCGGCCGAGTGGTTCGGGCAGCGGCTCGCCGAGGCGGTCGGGCTGGGGCTCGTCGCGGACGCCGACGCCGTACGGGCCGTCTGGGACGACGCCGTCGCCGCGCCGGTCTGGGCCGGGCCCCCGCTGTGGCAGCACGGCGACCTGCACCCCGCGAACGTCCTCACCCGCGACGGGACCCTGTGCGGCGTCGTCGACTTCGGCGACCTGTGCGCCGGCGACCCCGCCCTCGACCTCGCCGCCGCGTGGATCCTGCTCCCCGACGACGCCGCGGCCGACCGCTTCCACGCCGCGTACGGACCGGGCGTCGACGCGGCGACGCTGCGCCGCGCCCGCGGCGTCGCGGTGGCGCGCGCGCTGGGCGGGCTGCTCATAGGCGAGGCGGGCGTACGGGGCCGGGCGGGCGGCAAGGAGACGTGGGGTCCGCCGGCGGAGGCGTCGCTGCGCCGCCTGCTGGCGGCCGCGGCACGGGGGTAG
- a CDS encoding menaquinone biosynthesis protein, with the protein MTAPPPDAGARRRPRVGHIQFLNCVPLYWGLARTGTLLDLELSKDTPERLSEQLIDGELDIAPVTLVEYLRHADDLVALSDIAVGCDGPVMSCVIVSQRPLADLDRERVALGSTSRTSVRLAELLLSEQYAIAPDYYSCPPDLSLMMREAQAGVLIGDAALRASLQDAPRLGLQVHDLGQMWKDWTGLPFVFAVWAVRRDFLAREPELVANVHRAFLDSRDLSLAEVGKVAEQAARWESFDPPLLERYFRTLDFRLGADQLEGIDEFACRAGFPDEARVRLLPAAGSA; encoded by the coding sequence GTGACAGCACCGCCTCCTGACGCAGGAGCTAGGCGCCGGCCGCGCGTCGGCCACATCCAGTTCCTGAACTGCGTCCCCCTCTACTGGGGCCTCGCCCGTACGGGCACCCTGCTCGACCTGGAACTTTCCAAGGACACCCCGGAACGCCTGAGCGAGCAGCTCATCGACGGCGAGCTGGACATCGCCCCCGTCACCCTCGTGGAGTACCTGCGACACGCCGACGACCTCGTCGCCCTCTCCGACATCGCCGTCGGCTGCGACGGGCCCGTGATGTCCTGCGTGATCGTTTCGCAGCGGCCCCTGGCGGATCTGGACCGGGAGCGCGTGGCGCTCGGTTCCACCTCCCGCACCTCCGTGCGCCTGGCCGAGCTTCTGCTCAGTGAGCAGTACGCCATCGCGCCCGACTACTACTCGTGCCCGCCCGACCTCTCGCTGATGATGCGCGAGGCGCAGGCCGGCGTGCTCATCGGGGACGCCGCCCTGCGCGCCTCGCTGCAGGACGCCCCGCGGCTCGGGCTGCAGGTGCACGACCTCGGGCAGATGTGGAAGGACTGGACCGGGCTGCCGTTCGTCTTCGCCGTGTGGGCCGTACGCCGCGACTTCCTGGCGCGCGAGCCGGAGCTGGTGGCGAACGTGCACCGGGCGTTCCTCGACTCCCGCGACCTGTCGCTGGCGGAGGTCGGCAAGGTCGCGGAGCAGGCGGCGCGGTGGGAGTCATTCGACCCGCCGCTGCTCGAACGGTACTTCCGCACGCTGGACTTCCGGCTGGGCGCGGATCAGTTGGAGGGCATCGACGAGTTCGCCTGCCGGGCGGGCTTCCCGGACGAGGCGCGGGTACGGCTCCTCCCCGCGGCCGGGTCGGCCTAA
- a CDS encoding demethylmenaquinone methyltransferase — MTRATLEKQPREVAAMFDDVAANYDLTNDVLSLGQARLWRKAVARAVDARPGQRVLDLAAGTGTSSLPFTAAGAYVVPCDFSLGMLREGKRRHPRLPLTAGDATRLPFADGVFDAVTISFGLRNVQETDAALREMRRVTRPGGRLVVCEFSHPTWAPFRTVYTEYLMRALPPIAERVSSSPDAYVYLAESIRAWPDQPALAARLAAAGWTRPAWRNLSGGIVALHRGYAPD; from the coding sequence GTGACGCGCGCGACCCTGGAGAAGCAGCCGCGCGAGGTGGCCGCGATGTTCGACGACGTCGCCGCGAACTACGACCTCACCAACGACGTGCTCTCCCTCGGCCAGGCCCGGCTGTGGCGTAAGGCGGTCGCCCGCGCGGTCGACGCGCGGCCGGGGCAGCGGGTGCTGGATCTGGCGGCGGGTACGGGCACGTCGTCGCTGCCGTTCACGGCGGCGGGCGCGTACGTGGTGCCGTGCGACTTCTCGCTGGGGATGCTGCGCGAGGGCAAGCGGCGCCACCCGCGGCTGCCGCTGACGGCGGGGGACGCGACGCGGCTGCCGTTCGCGGACGGGGTGTTCGACGCGGTCACGATCTCCTTCGGGCTGCGGAACGTCCAGGAGACGGACGCGGCGCTGCGCGAGATGCGGCGGGTGACGCGGCCGGGCGGGCGGCTGGTGGTCTGCGAGTTCTCGCACCCCACCTGGGCGCCGTTCCGGACGGTCTACACGGAGTACCTGATGCGCGCGCTGCCGCCGATCGCCGAGCGGGTGAGCAGCAGCCCGGACGCGTACGTGTACCTCGCGGAGTCCATCCGCGCCTGGCCGGACCAGCCCGCGCTGGCGGCCCGCCTCGCCGCCGCCGGCTGGACCCGCCCGGCGTGGCGCAACCTGAGCGGCGGCATCGTCGCCCTCCACCGCGGCTACGCCCCGGACTGA
- a CDS encoding cold-shock protein, which produces MATGTVKWFNAEKGFGFIAQDGGGPDVFVHYTAINAQGFRSLEENQQVTFDVQQGPKGPQAANVSPS; this is translated from the coding sequence ATGGCTACCGGAACCGTCAAGTGGTTCAACGCTGAAAAGGGCTTCGGCTTCATCGCCCAGGACGGCGGCGGTCCCGATGTCTTCGTCCACTACACCGCTATCAACGCCCAAGGCTTCCGCTCGCTCGAAGAGAACCAGCAGGTGACCTTCGACGTGCAGCAGGGCCCGAAGGGTCCGCAGGCGGCGAACGTCTCCCCGTCGTGA
- the mqnC gene encoding cyclic dehypoxanthinyl futalosine synthase, with translation MTTDLQAVLDRAAEGGRVTPGEALDLYRSAPLHALGAAADAVRRRRYAGTEHIATYIIERNINYTNVCVTACKFCAFYAPPTAKDKGWVRGLDDILRRCEETVRLGGTQIMFQGGHHPDFGVEYYEEHFSAIKKAYPQLVIHSLGASEVEHMARISGTTAEDAIRRIHAAGLDSFAGAGAELLPARPRQAIAPLKESGERWLEIMETAHGLGVESTSTMLMGTGETNAERIEHLRMIRDVQDRTGGFRAFIPYTYQPENNKLKGRTQATTLEYLRMIAIARIFLDNVAHIQGSWLTTGKDAGQLTLHYGADDLGSVMLEENVVSSAGARHRSNLREIIEMIRGADRVPAQRATTYEHLVVHDDPAHDPVDDRVVSHLSSTAIEGGTAHPELTLVEADR, from the coding sequence TTGACCACCGATCTGCAGGCAGTCCTGGACCGCGCCGCCGAGGGCGGCCGCGTCACCCCCGGCGAGGCCCTCGACCTGTACCGCTCCGCCCCGCTGCACGCGCTGGGCGCCGCCGCCGACGCCGTACGCCGCCGGCGCTACGCCGGGACCGAGCACATCGCGACGTACATCATCGAGCGGAACATCAACTACACCAACGTCTGCGTCACCGCCTGCAAGTTCTGCGCCTTCTACGCGCCGCCCACCGCCAAGGACAAGGGCTGGGTCCGCGGTCTGGACGACATCCTGCGCCGCTGCGAGGAGACCGTGCGGCTCGGCGGCACGCAGATCATGTTCCAGGGCGGCCACCACCCCGACTTCGGCGTGGAGTACTACGAGGAGCACTTCTCCGCGATCAAGAAGGCGTACCCGCAGCTCGTCATCCACTCCCTCGGCGCCTCCGAGGTCGAGCACATGGCCCGCATCTCCGGCACCACCGCCGAGGACGCCATCCGCCGCATCCACGCCGCCGGCCTGGACTCCTTCGCCGGCGCCGGCGCCGAACTGCTGCCCGCCCGGCCGCGGCAGGCCATCGCGCCGCTCAAGGAGAGCGGCGAGCGGTGGCTGGAGATCATGGAGACCGCGCACGGCCTGGGCGTGGAGTCGACGTCCACGATGCTGATGGGCACGGGCGAGACGAACGCGGAGCGGATCGAGCACCTGCGGATGATCCGCGACGTGCAGGACCGCACCGGCGGGTTCCGGGCGTTCATCCCGTACACGTACCAGCCGGAGAACAACAAGCTGAAGGGCCGCACGCAGGCGACCACGCTGGAGTACCTCCGGATGATCGCCATCGCGCGGATCTTCCTCGACAACGTGGCGCACATCCAGGGCTCCTGGCTGACGACCGGCAAGGACGCCGGCCAGTTGACGCTGCACTACGGCGCGGACGACCTCGGCTCGGTGATGCTGGAGGAGAACGTGGTGTCCTCCGCCGGGGCGCGGCACCGTTCGAACCTGCGCGAGATCATCGAGATGATCCGGGGCGCGGACCGGGTGCCGGCGCAGCGTGCGACAACATACGAGCATCTTGTGGTGCACGACGACCCGGCGCACGACCCCGTCGACGACCGCGTCGTGTCGCACCTGTCGTCCACCGCCATCGAGGGCGGCACGGCGCACCCCGAGCTGACGCTGGTGGAGGCCGACCGGTGA
- a CDS encoding AMP-dependent synthetase/ligase, which translates to MTQSVPQQHPRPPAPQSQYLKEINSRLLPGTAVPALLPPAVRADAGGVREAVVPPAAPHVTQGSLADIPFDNAAHEPDAPVLARPGPDGTWVDVTAAEFAEHVLAVAKGLIVYGLRPGDRIAIMSRTTYEWTLLDFAAWAAGLITVPVYPTSSAIQARHILHDSGSIACAVESVDQARLISGRRQNLPHLAHLWQLDTGILGQLAAAGRDVPDTLVRQRRAGLGPAHVATVIYTSGTTGLPKGCVLTHGNFLAEVDNAIELLYPLFTAVTEDPPSTLLFLPLSHVLGRMTAVGCLRARVKLGHAPSIQTDDLLRDLAGFRPTFFVGIPYVLEKVYNTGRATAEGIGRAASFDRAAKVAVRYAEAIEAELHGEGPGPGAGLRALRKLYDALVYRRIRAALGGRVKYAICGGSPLGRRLAAFYAGADVMVFEGYGLTETTAAATVTPPLKPRFGTVGWPLPGTGIRIAHDGEVLVRGGHLFSGYWDAEAGVTRLDTDEGWFATGDIGELDADGYLTITGRKKDLIVTASGKNLAPAPLEDRLRAHPLVSQCLVVGDDRPYVAALLTLDPEGLRHWRMMRKREYVPGAELLRDPLLRADLQRAVDEANELVSRAESIRRFAVLPADFTEAGGHVTPSMKLRRAAIVRDFGHVIDELYAAER; encoded by the coding sequence ATGACGCAGTCCGTACCACAGCAGCACCCCCGGCCGCCCGCTCCCCAGTCGCAGTACCTCAAGGAGATCAACTCCAGGCTTCTCCCCGGCACCGCCGTCCCCGCGCTGCTGCCCCCCGCCGTCCGCGCCGACGCCGGCGGCGTCCGCGAAGCCGTCGTACCGCCCGCCGCGCCGCACGTCACGCAGGGCTCGCTCGCCGACATCCCCTTCGACAACGCCGCCCACGAGCCCGACGCCCCCGTGCTCGCCCGCCCCGGCCCCGACGGGACCTGGGTCGACGTGACCGCCGCCGAGTTCGCCGAGCACGTGCTCGCCGTCGCGAAGGGCCTCATCGTGTACGGGCTGCGCCCCGGCGACCGGATCGCGATCATGTCGCGTACGACGTACGAGTGGACCCTGCTGGACTTCGCCGCCTGGGCCGCCGGCCTCATCACCGTGCCCGTCTACCCGACGTCCTCCGCCATCCAGGCCCGCCACATCCTGCACGACTCCGGCTCCATCGCCTGCGCCGTCGAGAGCGTCGACCAGGCCCGGCTGATCAGCGGCCGGCGCCAGAACCTGCCGCACCTGGCCCACCTCTGGCAGCTCGACACCGGCATCCTCGGCCAGCTCGCCGCCGCCGGCCGGGACGTCCCCGACACCCTGGTCCGCCAGCGCCGCGCCGGCCTCGGCCCGGCCCACGTCGCCACCGTCATCTACACCTCCGGCACCACCGGCCTGCCCAAGGGCTGCGTCCTCACCCACGGCAACTTCCTCGCCGAGGTCGACAACGCCATCGAGCTGCTCTACCCCCTCTTCACCGCCGTCACCGAAGACCCCCCGTCCACCCTCCTCTTCCTCCCCCTCTCCCACGTCCTCGGCCGCATGACCGCCGTCGGCTGCCTGCGTGCCCGCGTCAAGCTCGGCCACGCGCCCAGCATCCAGACCGACGACCTGCTGCGCGACCTCGCCGGCTTCCGCCCGACCTTCTTCGTCGGCATCCCGTACGTCCTCGAAAAGGTCTACAACACCGGCCGCGCCACCGCCGAAGGCATCGGCCGCGCCGCCTCCTTCGACCGCGCCGCGAAGGTCGCCGTCCGCTACGCCGAGGCCATCGAGGCCGAGTTGCACGGCGAGGGCCCGGGCCCGGGGGCGGGCCTCAGGGCGCTGCGCAAGCTGTACGACGCGCTCGTCTACCGCCGCATCCGGGCCGCGCTCGGCGGCCGCGTCAAGTACGCGATCTGCGGCGGCTCCCCGCTCGGCCGCCGCCTCGCCGCCTTCTACGCGGGCGCCGACGTCATGGTCTTCGAGGGGTACGGGCTCACCGAGACCACCGCCGCCGCCACCGTCACCCCGCCGCTGAAGCCCCGCTTCGGCACCGTCGGCTGGCCGCTGCCGGGCACCGGGATACGCATCGCGCACGACGGCGAGGTGCTGGTGCGGGGCGGGCACCTGTTCTCCGGCTACTGGGACGCCGAGGCCGGCGTCACCCGGCTCGACACCGACGAGGGCTGGTTCGCCACCGGCGACATCGGCGAACTGGACGCCGACGGCTACCTGACGATCACCGGCCGGAAGAAGGACCTGATCGTCACCGCCTCCGGCAAGAACCTCGCGCCCGCGCCCCTGGAGGACCGGCTGCGGGCGCACCCGCTGGTCAGCCAGTGCCTCGTCGTCGGCGACGACCGCCCGTACGTCGCGGCGCTCCTCACCCTCGACCCCGAGGGGCTGCGGCACTGGCGGATGATGCGCAAGCGCGAGTACGTCCCGGGCGCCGAACTCCTCCGCGACCCGCTGCTCCGCGCCGACCTCCAGCGGGCGGTGGACGAGGCGAACGAGCTGGTCTCGCGCGCGGAGTCGATCCGCCGGTTCGCGGTGCTGCCGGCGGACTTCACGGAGGCGGGCGGGCACGTGACGCCGTCGATGAAGCTGAGACGGGCGGCGATCGTACGGGACTTCGGGCACGTCATCGACGAGTTGTACGCGGCCGAACGCTGA
- a CDS encoding type II toxin-antitoxin system prevent-host-death family antitoxin, translated as MSDTYAIAEARGKLGELARRAAQHEHITLTDRGVPTAVLISPAELADLEDALVIAKLERDRALGIARPGIPHAEVKKMLGFTDAELTEAAERIADENGR; from the coding sequence ATGTCTGACACGTACGCGATCGCCGAAGCCCGCGGAAAACTCGGCGAACTCGCCCGCCGCGCCGCCCAGCACGAACACATCACCCTGACCGATCGTGGCGTCCCCACCGCCGTCCTCATCTCGCCCGCCGAACTCGCCGACCTCGAAGACGCCCTGGTCATCGCCAAACTCGAGCGCGACCGGGCCCTCGGCATCGCCAGGCCGGGCATCCCGCACGCCGAGGTCAAGAAGATGCTCGGCTTCACTGACGCCGAACTCACCGAAGCCGCCGAGCGCATCGCCGACGAGAACGGCCGGTGA
- a CDS encoding serine/threonine-protein kinase codes for MQPVQSGDPEVVGPYRVLGRLGSGGMGRVFLGRSPGGATVAVKLVHPHFAHDDEFRTRFRREVEAARRVGGAWTAPVLDAGPDDDVPWVATGYVAGPSLSDAVAEHGPLPEETLRPMGAGLAEALAAVHGLGLVHRDVKPSNVLLTLDGPRLIDFGIARATDGTASLTASGASVGSPGYMSPEQILGRPVTGEGDVFSLGAVLVFAATGQSPFPGDSAPTLLYLVVHEEPQLHGLTGELADLALACLAKDPAARPAPAEVVGRLTAGGEAAHLVRPGWLPPPVTEQISRRAVELLAMEAQPAAAPERRNDGLPSGPVPLQQAEYGPGAFGPPPVLDGTAPGAGAAGAAGPPTPPGATPPGGPGAGTAGAGTAGATPGGPAAGGAAAFGAAAATAPERRAEVGLRSRRFSCTLVLSVAGALAALMLGLFFVPGLLDGDEKGSQAGDTPTGAAADGGGTGGGTGGGSETTGGGTGGDTGEESESPSQEPTGAAVDGVPEKFAGGWKGEVIQEDGVPNGDVSVEIKQGGKGEYVAYFDYSLYDVAHCYSRAKLTAATDTTLTLHEEDDPARENSEGVCAPGESTVTLTHKGGTTVEYRSDAEASGNPRATLTKGSG; via the coding sequence ATGCAGCCAGTACAGAGCGGTGATCCCGAGGTCGTCGGGCCGTACCGGGTGCTGGGCCGGCTCGGCTCCGGCGGCATGGGCCGGGTCTTCCTGGGCCGCAGCCCGGGCGGCGCGACCGTGGCCGTCAAGCTCGTTCATCCGCACTTCGCGCACGACGACGAGTTCCGCACCCGCTTCCGCCGCGAGGTCGAGGCCGCGCGGCGCGTCGGCGGCGCGTGGACCGCACCGGTGCTGGACGCCGGTCCTGACGACGACGTGCCGTGGGTCGCCACCGGGTACGTCGCCGGGCCCAGCCTCAGCGACGCCGTCGCCGAACACGGGCCGCTGCCCGAGGAGACGCTGCGCCCCATGGGCGCGGGCCTCGCGGAGGCGCTGGCGGCGGTGCACGGGCTCGGGCTCGTCCACCGCGACGTGAAGCCCTCCAACGTCCTGCTGACCCTCGACGGCCCCCGGCTCATCGACTTCGGCATCGCCCGCGCCACCGACGGCACCGCCTCGCTGACCGCGTCCGGCGCCTCGGTCGGCTCGCCCGGCTACATGTCGCCCGAGCAGATACTCGGCCGGCCCGTCACGGGCGAAGGCGACGTCTTCAGCCTCGGCGCCGTGCTGGTCTTCGCCGCCACCGGGCAGTCGCCGTTCCCGGGCGACAGCGCGCCCACGCTGCTGTATCTGGTGGTGCACGAGGAGCCGCAACTGCACGGCCTGACCGGCGAGCTGGCGGATCTGGCCCTCGCGTGCCTGGCGAAGGACCCGGCGGCGCGGCCGGCGCCGGCGGAGGTGGTGGGCAGGCTGACGGCGGGCGGCGAGGCGGCGCACCTCGTACGGCCCGGATGGCTGCCGCCGCCGGTCACGGAGCAGATCAGCCGGCGCGCGGTGGAGCTGCTGGCGATGGAGGCGCAGCCCGCGGCGGCGCCGGAGCGGCGGAACGACGGGCTGCCGTCGGGGCCGGTGCCGCTCCAGCAGGCGGAGTACGGGCCCGGGGCGTTCGGGCCGCCGCCGGTGCTGGACGGGACGGCGCCGGGGGCGGGCGCGGCGGGCGCGGCGGGCCCGCCGACGCCGCCGGGCGCGACGCCGCCGGGCGGACCGGGCGCCGGGACCGCGGGCGCCGGGACCGCCGGTGCTACGCCCGGCGGTCCCGCGGCCGGCGGAGCCGCCGCCTTCGGCGCAGCCGCGGCGACGGCGCCCGAGCGGCGCGCGGAAGTCGGCCTGCGCTCGCGCCGGTTCAGTTGCACCCTGGTGCTCTCCGTCGCCGGTGCCCTCGCGGCGCTGATGCTCGGCCTGTTCTTCGTCCCCGGCCTGCTGGACGGCGACGAGAAGGGCTCACAGGCCGGAGACACCCCCACCGGCGCCGCCGCGGACGGCGGCGGCACCGGCGGCGGCACCGGTGGCGGCAGCGAGACCACCGGCGGCGGTACGGGCGGCGACACCGGCGAGGAGAGCGAGAGCCCCTCCCAGGAGCCGACGGGGGCGGCGGTCGACGGCGTACCGGAGAAGTTCGCCGGCGGCTGGAAGGGCGAGGTCATCCAGGAGGACGGCGTGCCGAACGGCGACGTCAGCGTGGAGATCAAGCAGGGTGGCAAGGGCGAGTACGTCGCGTACTTCGACTACTCCCTCTACGACGTCGCGCACTGCTACAGCCGCGCCAAGCTCACCGCCGCCACCGACACCACGCTCACCCTCCACGAGGAGGACGACCCGGCGCGGGAGAACAGCGAGGGCGTCTGCGCCCCGGGTGAGTCGACGGTCACGCTGACGCACAAGGGCGGCACGACGGTCGAGTACCGCTCCGACGCGGAGGCGTCGGGCAACCCGCGCGCGACGCTGACGAAGGGCTCCGGCTGA
- a CDS encoding type II toxin-antitoxin system RelE/ParE family toxin: MSGYAVVWELDATNKVAGYLGDATTPETRRSLAEVYVRVDELAENPCPPDSHSWGPDHRRLHHGMWRILYRVDKAARTIYVEHVGRRR, translated from the coding sequence GTGAGCGGCTACGCCGTCGTCTGGGAGCTCGATGCCACCAACAAGGTGGCCGGATACCTCGGGGACGCGACCACCCCTGAGACCCGCCGCAGCCTCGCCGAGGTGTACGTGCGCGTCGACGAGCTCGCTGAGAATCCCTGCCCACCCGACTCCCACTCCTGGGGCCCGGATCACCGCAGACTGCACCACGGCATGTGGCGCATCCTCTACCGCGTCGACAAGGCCGCCCGCACGATCTACGTCGAGCACGTCGGCCGCCGCCGCTAG